The Cutaneotrichosporon cavernicola HIS019 DNA, chromosome: 3 region AAGAGGCCGCCAAGCAGGAGAGCGGCTCGACTAgccttgacggcgacgcgccgaGCGGGAGCGTGTCGGGAGAGGGCAGTGGGGTGTCAGATTCCTCGCCAGCTTTAGCATGATCGGGGCCGGCACGTAGGGGACAGTGAGTGTCATCGTCATGACCACGGACGAGTCGGGACGCGCGAGTCACGCGCATATGCGCATGCCTTGAAGCCAAGCCGAACTACATCTTCAACAGGGTTCGCACTTGGGCCGCTGGCCAGGGAATGACGCTGTCTTGCCGATCACGACGTAACGATCACCTTCACATTTCCATAGACAAAGTCCACCGGGATGTGTGTACTTCTAGACCTTGGGGGTTTGCTCGCGCATTTGTGGGGGGCACGGGCATGTTAGCAATGTTGTGCAGCATGTTGTGTGAGTGCTTGCATGCATGTGTGAATTCGAGGTACAGGGGCTGAGCAGTGGTGAGAGGTGAGTGCCGACCGGCAGGAGGTTTTGAACGGCCGAATTTGGCCGTCGTTTTGCCCAATAAGGTCAACGCCCTGTGATTGGCCAATGAGACGAAGGTCGCTCCGATATTGGACTGCCAAGCCATCATCTTGTCATCGTCGCGTGGCTCAACTTGCCGGTTCTCCCGACTTTTCCGCGTGCACAGACATGTTCACATGAACAGAAACAGAAACAGCCGACAGGTGACCCGAGCCAACAACCAACAACCAACAACTCAACGCCTCTCAGGTTCAGGCCATCAAACAACAGGGTACTGTACTACTCCCAAGCTGGGACATTCCGGAATGCGCCGATGGCTTGTAGATCAGACATGCTCGTGGCTAGGCTATTTACAACTACAAATGGCAGATCAGACCCCTTCTGGGGCGCCCTGGTCTCTCCACGAGTGCGCTAGACATGCTAAGCACCTCGGATTAAGGATGACAAAATGGCAATCTCATCATTTCTGCCGTTGCGTCAATGGAGGGTATGCGTGTGCAGGGTATGGCGGTGTTGGCGGGAGGTATGCAATATTTGGTCATGGTGGGGGAGGCGTGGTGGGCTGAGGGACCAAGAAGGAGCAGGTGACGACGGAAGGAACACAGGTGGCAAGATCACGGACCGCACGCCACAGCGCACGTCACGGCGCACGTCGGACGCCTACTCGGGTGTGTCGTCCTGCATGTGGATTTGGTTCTCGGAATCGTCTTCGGCGTATGTCTCGTTTGGGACGGGTGCGTCGAACGGGTCTGCGGGCGCCGGCGGTGTCTCCTGCCTCTGCCGCTCTAAGTGGCGGCGAAGGTGCTCGCTGCGAGGCAATGGCACCATTTTGGGGCggagcgagggcgaggtgggtgatggtggACGCTTCGAGCCCTAGTGTTAGCGAGTGGCGGCTTCCTCTTGTCGCTCTGCTTCACGCCCTCCCAATCCTTGAGCAGCGCTGTGCCAGCTTACAGAACGAGCGACACAAGTGACACAAGTGACACTTGTCAAGCCGCgtctccttgagctgcaGACGAACATCCAGCGGCTCAATTGACTTGATGGAGTTGCAGCTGCGtccaccccccccccccccccccgtGACTGCTCTCCCCGCCCAGTCGCTGGTCCTTCTCCCCTTGCTTtacacacacacacacccCATTCTACACTTACAGCCATCACAGGGGGCACCTCGCGCCCGTCTGGCCGTTCCACCAGGGCCGAGAGGTTGAGCTCGGTCCACTTATCCCCGTCCTGCTGGGGCATCATGTTGCCCGCGATGGAGCGCAAATTCCCCCCAGCAGCCTTCTTACCACTGGACGCGCGGCCAAATGGATAACTCGGGTGCAACTGAGAAGGgaggacctcgtcggcgtcgaaaCGTGGTGGCTCGAGTGATGAGGGGATGTCCAGGTTCTCGTCGAAACCGGGCATGACGTGGGCCCATTGCGCGTCGGGCTTCTCGTCCATtaggagggcgaggatgtaTTCGGGTGTGGCGTGGAGGTGCGTGAACCGGGCGTCCTGGAGTTAGAGGGGAAGCAAGGGGATAAAAGGTGGTGCTGTAGACCTCATCAAGTAGGTTCCAGCTCGAGACGCGCGCACGCAAAGGACGACGCAGGAGAGCGAAAGCAAGAGAGCAATCCGGAAGCCAGGCTCAATCCCAGCCCTCCGTAACTACTTACAGTGATACTTGTCGTCATGGTGAATGTATAGTGAATTGAGTAATTTGAGGTCGACAGATGATTGTTTGTTGTTTGCATCTGTGAGGGCGATGGTGAGTGCAAGGGCCAAAGGCTGTCCACGTGTGATTACGTACACAATCCagtggagtggaggtcggaTTTCTCCAGCTTGCATGTTCAGTTTCACCAAAGATTTCGGATCATCGCCACCACAACAAAACAAGTCGACATGCTCCAACGTCGCTTCGTCGCTGGTACGCGCCCATTACGCTCGGGATTGGGAGCATGGTACTCGTCTGAAGCGTCGTCCTCTGTGCCATTTCAATCCGGGCCCTCTGCGCCATCCTCTGaaccctccacctccaccgagTCCTCCGCCACTCAACCATCACCCGCCGGACCGGGCCAGGACCTCCCGTCAGAGGCTTTGGACCTCGACCAGCTGTGGCGCAGCGCACTGAGTGCTCCGTGAGTCAACCCAACTCTATctcaccatcctcctccttggctccctccctccctccactTTCCCCCATCATGCTAATCCCAGTGCCGCAGCGCTCAGGAAAGTCCCGCGCACCTCCTCAAAGACGCGCTCCCTCCTGGCCACCTCGACACCTACCCCTCGCGTTTTCAAGGGCGCCCTCCATCGCACCCGCCGAGCCGAGGGCCAAACTCCTCATGAAGCCGGCAAGTTCAACGAGACGCTAGGCAACATTCTCTCCAACCTAGTCAACAAGAAATGGGAAGTCGACGGCAACACCTTCCGTGCACcgggctcggcgcgcggtAAATCTCTCAACCACCTCACGTCAGCCCCTTCCGCTTGGGGTTTCGGCCAACCAcgtgtggaggaggacgatgcGGAACTCACGACGGCGCTTGACGCTCTCAAGGAGGAATTGAGTGGTGTCCAGACTCCAGGAGAGGCGGTGCAGTGGGCGCAAGCGAATGTGTTTGCGCGTACACCAGAAGAAGTACTCAAGGGTGGCGAGACGCCGCGTCCTCAATGGCCAAGGACATACCCTCGAGCGCTGGCCAATCTCATCAACACCCTCTGGATGCGCATGAACTCGCCACACCTTGCTTTGGCCATGTTCGAGCACGCACGCACGCTTAGCGTCGAGAGTTATCTCGCTGGGTGCCAGACAAGTGCTTATAATGAGCTTATTCGGGTTCATTGGGAGGCATTCCGCGACCTCAACGCCGTTCTCGATGCCGTGCAGGAGATGGCGCAGAACGCCGTCGCGTGGGATCGATACACCCACGGCTTTGTCGCTGGTATCGTGGATGCCGCGGGCAAGGACCTGCTCGATGCACGCAGCAAGAGCGCAACCCACCGCTGGGGCAGCGAGGCGTACACCACGCTGGCTCGGCTTGAGAATCTCCTGCGCGAGGAccaggagcgcgaggagagaAAGTACGAACGGCGGTCCAACACTAAGCGAATCGCCAGGCAGGGCAGAGTGGCCGCCTGGTAGGAGGCAAGGCGCAACACACTACATAGcacatctccatctctgcATATGGTACAACAATGGCCGCACACCGTTTAATCGCCGCCCTGCAAGCGTGCCTGCGACTGGGAGAAGAGCTTCTCCTGGAGCGCCAGGAGTTCTTCGGGTGTCATGCCGTTCGTGTTGGGTTGGTTGCGCTGGCGGTCTTTCTGGCTCTGCTTGAACTCGCCGTGGgactcgtcgacctcggagATGAACGATTCGAAGCCGAGTTGCTGGGGTTAGCACGAGAGCCTGCGGGGCAgggtcgaggagcacgCGTGACGGGAGTGGAGAGCTGCAGGGCATTTATATACCGTCGCCGGGGATCTGGCAATAGTTTCTGGTGCACCTTGGGCACATCCAGCAGACAGAGTgggggtgaggaaggtgaggaaggtgagggaCAAAGGGGGGAAGTGAGGGACAATGGTGACGACGCGGAAGGTGACGGCGACAAGACTTCCAGTGAAGCGATGAACGCTCTAGCTGGATAtctcccccttccctccttccctccttccctccctccctccctccctccctctccctcacgTGAACAAGTACCCACCTTGAGAGCCTCTAGGACGTGTTCCGGCGAAATTGTCTTCTTGCTACTCTCCTCGCACACCGTGTTACTCTGTGCCGAGATGAGTTTGATCCATTCTTGTGTCAGCTCCCTCATCTCTGACAACCCACCAACACAACAGTCGACGATAATCTCCTTCGTATCCTTTGCGCATGACAGGTCCTCGGGGAGCATttctgttgtcagctaccgcaaggaaggaaggggcAAGGAGAGGATGACAAGGCAAGGTGGATGATGGTAATAAAGGAGAGGTGACGCACCACTGATCAGCTTGTACACAGTCGCTTTGGGGAGTgtgtgctcgtcgtcgccgccgccaaaACCTTCGCGgtcggacatggtggatagtggatggatggatgaatGGGTGGCGGATTGTAGAGAGTGTTGACAAACAACAGAACAACAGATACGTACGAAATCCTGAAATGGAATGagcctccaccaccacaagTCACAGTCATACTCGTAAACTCGTCATCTCGTCAACAACCACTCTATCAGGCCATCAAAATGGCAACAGCAGGTCGTACCCAGACAGTACACGGTGGTGACCCTCAGGTACAGCTACTGCTCTATTATCTCAAAGCTGATCCCAGAACTTGGTCGAAAAGGTCATCCGCGCGCGTATCTACGACTCGACGTACTGGAAGGAACACTGCTTTACGCTGAATGGtgcgtcgtcctccactCTCATCGTCTTGGTACTCCAGCTCGCTCGCTTGGGGCTCGCCGCTGACATAAGCCGAAACACTCATCGACAAGGCTATCGCACTCCACGCCATCGGAGGGGTATACGAGCGCCAGACACCTACGCCATTCATGTgtctccttctccgcctgTTGCAGCTTCAGCCAGACAAGGAGATTCTGTTCGAAtacctcctcgccgaaGAGTTCAAGTACCTCCGCGCGCTGGCGGTCATGTACATCCGCCTCATGTTTCGGAGTATGGAGGTGTTCGAGATACTCGAGCCTCTCATGAAGGATTATCGAAAGTTGCGGTATCGACAGGTTGGTGAGTGCAACGAGGGCGGCCAGCTTCCGGAGCAGTGTTTGGGGTGAGGGATGGGGTTGGAGTtgaggttggggttggggttgaggcgaggcggggagaggaggcACCGGAAGAGGAGACAGAGGCCGCCTCTACAAGGGATAGCTGGATGGCCGACCTTGGTAGCCAGCCCCGTTTCCGTTCTTGAGACCCAACGTTCGCTGACACTAGGCGGGTACACCCTAACGACATTCGACGAgttcatcgacgagctcctAACCCAGGACCGAGTATGCGACATCATTCTCCCGCGCCTGACTCAGCGCGCAGTTCTGGAAGAAACCGAGGGCCTTGCTCCTCGCAAAtccctcctcgaggacgaggacgaggacgagaagcgcggccgccaaACGCCATCAGATGGGGGTTCGCGCGAGTCGTCACCCGACCTGCGGCGCGGTCGCAGTATGTCGTCAAGTtcatcggcgtcgagtAGGAGCCGGTTCATGTcccgctcgccgtcgcgcagTGATtcagaggacgagggcgacgtcggcgacacGCGGATGCGGTACGtatcgcgctcgccgtccttgtcccCAGATCGGGTGGTGGCCATGCAGGGAGACAAGATTGAGGGCGACGTGTAGGGTGTAGGAAGTAGGGCATATAGTCATGCATAGCTGTATCACTGTCACTATAAGAGAGAATGAAGACTACCTCCGAGGTGCGCCCATGCTCATGCGaccctcgagctcgtcgaccttggaACCCAGCTTGGTCGCGTTGGTGTCAATGCTGTGGATTGCGCGGAGTTGGGCACCAAGAATGGCACTGAGCTGGTTGATCGGGTCGTCGCTCTGCTGGCTCGCGGCATCCGCGGCGTTTGGCGCGGTGGGAGGGGCGGCAGCAGCGCCAGCCCCAGATGTAGAGAGCTtgttgacctcgtcgatcaTGGCCGAGAGGTTGCGGCTAATGTCATCGAGCTGCTTGTTCAGGTCCTCAGCGAGCCCGTAAGCCTTCTCACGCTCCCGGTCTGCAGGCATCTTGGGGACGAGCGGCGTGCTGTCCTTGTCGCCAAGTGACGAAATCTCGCGCTCGTAGTGGCTCAGCATTGCGTCCAGCTGCTTCTGCTGGTTCTCAATGTAGTCGAGGTTCTTGTCGAGCGTGGACTGGTTGTTCTGCGCCTCGACCACTTGTTGGTGGAGCACCGCAATCTGGTTGCCGTTCCGCACAAGTACCTTGTCCCACTCTCTCACCTCGCCTGCCTGCTTCTCAAACTCCTTGACCTGCGACTCAAGGTCCTTGCTCCATCCGTCCacaatgtcgtcgagcgtctTGCCGCGGAGAAGGTTGGGCGCTGGCTCGGTCACCCCAACTGGAGAACCGGGCTTGACCGCCGGCGTGCCAGCCCCACCCGGAGTTCCAGCCATGCTGGCGGTGACGGCCGGTGTCGCGGCGCCAGTGGCGGGGGCGGTGCCCGGCTTGGACCCGAACAGGCCTGCAGCTGgagccgacgaggacgaagcCTCGGCGGACTTGGGTGCGCCGAACAGGCCAGCAGCCGCCGGGGCAGCAGGCGCTTTGgcctcttccttcttctcctcagGCTTGTTGCCAAAGCTCGCGAAGAGACCACCGCCAGCTGCGGGAGCTTTGGGAGCCTCAGGCGCCTTGCCCGCATCCGCGGTCTTGCCCAAGTTCGCAAACAGGCCACCGCCAGCCGCGGGAGCCGCGGGAGCCGTGGGACCAGCAGGAGCCGCGCCAGCCGCAGGCGTGGCAGCCTTGTTGCCGAAGCTGAAGAGCGAACCGCCGGCCGGGGCAGCGGGCGCGGCAGGCGCAGCgccgtccttcttctcttcCGGCTTCGATCCGAACAAGCTGGGCGTGGCAGCGCCAGACgcgggggcggcggggtTTCCGAAGAGACTACCCGGAGCGGGGGCGGCAGCGGGGGTGGTGGTCCCGCTCCCGACAGCGGGAGTGGCGGGCTTGCCTCCGAAGCTGCCAAACAGCGACGCAGCAGCCGGAGCAGCTGGGGGTgcggcctccttcttctcctcgggcttggAACCAAACATCCCCGGCGCGGGGGCCGCAGCAGGCGTGGTGCtagcgccgccgccaaacAGGCCGCCGGCCGCAGGCGTAGCAGTCCCGCTAGCCGGGGCGGACGACGGCTTCCCGAATCCTCCAAATAACGACCCTCCAGCGGCTGGCGGagccgcggcggtggctggAGGAGTAGTGCTCGCCGCGGGCTGGCCGAAGCCGCTGAACATCCCTCCAGCGGGCGCGgctgcagcagcagtaACAGGCGGGGTGGTTCCAGCAGAAGGTGCGCCGAACAGGCCAGCTCCTGCGGGTTTggcaccgccgccgaacAGTCCTCCAGTTGGGGGCGTGGATGCGGGTGTAGTAGAGCCTGCCGCGGTGGCGCCGAAGAGAGGCTTGGGGGTGTTCGCCCCACTGCCGGCAGGCTTGCCGAAGCCGCCACTGAACAGGCCGCCACTGGCGGGTGCTGACGGGGCAGCCGCGGCTGGGGGAGCCGGGCCGGGAGGGTTGGAGGCCGTGCCGccgaaggagaaggggcTAGAGGGCTTGGCACCTCCGCCGAAGCCGCTTGCTGGTGCCGCAGTGTTAGTgttgccgccgccaaaTAGGCCACCGCTCGCAGGTGCAGCGGCAGGCGCGGCAGTGTTcgagccgccgccgaacAATGATCCCGCCGCCGGTGCAGCCGCGTTACCACTACCGAAGAGCCCGCCTGATGGTGCTGCCGcgttggcgccgccgccaaaggGCGAGGCGCCTGCGCCACCcgtgttggtgttggctGTTGTTAGTGAGAGCTGTGGTTTCGTGGTCAAGAGCAAGAGCTCACCTCCGCCAAACGAGAATCCGCCCGCTGCAGCATGTCAGCTTCGCGATACGCGAGACTAGCTTACGCTTGTTGTTGTTCTGACCAAAGCCCCCAAAGCCAGACATGATTGACGGTGTTGTTGCTCGAGAGATGTGACGGATGATGGGTTGTGGACCAAGATTCTCGGGCGCCTAAACCTCTTGAAAGCTAGGCGGGAAGTGGTTGACACGCCTGTAAAGTTGGCCACCTAAATTTGGTTCCGCTCGAATGTGTTGAGCATTAGCGCGTTCAACTCTTGGACTTGGCCATCAACAACACACAAAATGGCCGCTGTCGCTGTACGTTtactcgtccgagtcgagctGACAAAAGCCCGTTAACCCGCGCCCGTTCCTGCAGGACCTGACTGGCAAGACTGTGTCGGTCAAGTTGAAGTGGGGCCTCGAGTACCGCGGCTTCCTTGTCTCGACGGACGGGTACTTCAACCTCCAGGTAAGTCGGCCGGCGCATGCAAAGTTCTCGAGGCTGTGCGAAACTGTTGATCTCGCACTGGATGGGAGGCCCACAGGTTGGACGGATGTTTCGAGGACACGAGTTGAGGCAAGGTTGAACGAtgcctcgacgccaaggctCATGTGACATGAATACAGCCGCTGACATACAGTTGACAGGTACtgaggagatcgaggacggcaagagCAACgggcagctcggcgaggtgtTCATCCGCTGCAACAACGTGCTGTACATCCGGTGAGCTAACGCGCTGATATTCGCTGACAGACAGTGAAGCGAAGGATTAGCGCGgagcgagagagagagagagagagagagagaaagTCAGCACGTGAGCGAGTGCCCGGCGAGATAGATCCGAGAGTCCCAGAGACCGGCGCGAGTAGGCGTGTTTGTATGGCGTAGGATGCCATGATACCAATAGCGAGTGCGGCGTTACTGACTGCCTTGGCTATCACAGAGCCTCTTACACATCTCCGAGTCTAACGCTGTCGAGCTGAGATGGCTACGTGCTGACGATGAACACAAGCTGTGACGGCGACCGACGCATAACAGAGTGCCCATTCTTCCCTCTGAGTGCAGGTGTTGTGTTGATAACGGACCGAGTTGTGTAACGAGATTAGCAACCCGTCCTCGATCTGTCCAACCCTGCGCCGCCCACATCTGCGCTTCTCACATCTGGCACCTCACACATTCCAAGTCACTGCCATTACCATTACGATGCGTACATAGGAGTATCAACATGCTGTGTCGtgacgcgcgcgcagtGTCCAGGCGCGTCTGCGCGCGCTCTAGTGAGCCTATATCTAGACCGtgaccttggcgagggcgttggCCAAGTCGTCCGTCTCCTTGTCGCTGACAggcttgcccttgtcgtcggcaccggcatcgacgccgtcgtcctcgccagccttggcctctgGCGAGatgccctccttctccgcctccttctgctcctcgtcctcgctctcgctctcctcctcctccgtctcctcctcctcctcctcgctctcgggctcctccatgtcgtcgagctcgtcgagcgcatccTCGTGGTCGTGCACGCGAAGCGCCTCGCGGAGCTTCTCGATgcactcgtcctcgggaTCGGCCTGGTTACCGTTAATCTCCAGCGTCGTCAGGTTCTTGAGGTGCTGGgtgatggcgacggcgaggatcTCGATCGTACGCTTGTCAAACTCGCCGTACTGGAGCTTGAGCGtctcgagcttggggtTGGAGCCGGCCTCAAGCGACGCGGCAAGCGCGATGCCACCAGCCTTGCCGAGCAGGCAGTCGGAGAGGTTGATCTCGCGCAGCTGGGGCCACTTGGTGAGCTGGCGCACAATCGCGCGCGTGCCGCTCCGCGTGGCAGTGTTGTCCTGCAGATCCaggacctcgaggttgggGCACGCAGCGAGACCCTTGGCGATAGCGGCAATGCCCTCCATGCGGATACCGTTCTGGGGCATGCGGAcctcgcggaggaggccgtgCGCCTCAAAGGCCTTTGCCCAGGCTGGCGCCGATCCGTTCTCGAGACGGTTACGGCCGCAAACGAGCACGCGCAGCTGACTCTCGCGACCCGCGGCCTTGGCACGCACGGCGTTCTCGTACAACGCGTTCGCGACGATCGTGCCGCCCGCGGGACCCATGCCGTTGTTGTTGAGCTTGA contains the following coding sequences:
- the NCB2 gene encoding uncharacterized protein (Histone-like transcription factor (CBF/NF-Y) and archaeal histone), whose product is MSDREGFGGGDDEHTLPKATVYKLISEMLPEDLSCAKDTKEIIVDCCVEWIKLISAQSNTVCEESSKKTISPEHVLEALKQLGFESFISEVDESHGEFKQSQKDRQRNQPNTNGMTPEELLALQEKLFSQSQARLQGGD
- the rna1 gene encoding uncharacterized protein (Leucine Rich repeat) — its product is MSSSNGGKVFSILGKNLKANTKADLEPYITELADLTDVEEVHFGGNSLGVEACQAIAAVLKEKKNLKIVDLADIFTGRLISEIPHALSALCDALIDSPALVELDLSDNAFGGRCADAMVPFLENNTVFQNFKLNNNGMGPAGGTIVANALYENAVRAKAAGRESQLRVLVCGRNRLENGSAPAWAKAFEAHGLLREVRMPQNGIRMEGIAAIAKGLAACPNLEVLDLQDNTATRSGTRAIVRQLTKWPQLREINLSDCLLGKAGGIALAASLEAGSNPKLETLKLQYGEFDKRTIEILAVAITQHLKNLTTLEINGNQADPEDECIEKLREALRVHDHEDALDELDDMEEPESEEEEEETEEEESESEDEEQKEAEKEGISPEAKAGEDDGVDAGADDKGKPVSDKETDDLANALAKVTV
- a CDS encoding uncharacterized protein (snRNP Sm proteins) yields the protein MAAVAPVNPRPFLQDLTGKTVSVKLKWGLEYRGFLVSTDGYFNLQLTGTEEIEDGKSNGQLGEVFIRCNNVLYIREAKD
- the NSP1 gene encoding uncharacterized protein (Nsp1-like C-terminal region); the protein is MSGFGGFGQNNNKPGGFSFGGANTNTGGAGASPFGGGANAAAPSGGLFGSGNAAAPAAGSLFGGGSNTAAPAAAPASGGLFGGGNTNTAAPASGFGGGAKPSSPFSFGGTASNPPGPAPPAAAAPSAPASGGLFSGGFGKPAGSGANTPKPLFGATAAGSTTPASTPPTGGLFGGGAKPAGAGLFGAPSAGTTPPVTAAAAAPAGGMFSGFGQPAASTTPPATAAAPPAAGGSLFGGFGKPSSAPASGTATPAAGGLFGGGASTTPAAAPAPGMFGSKPEEKKEAAPPAAPAAASLFGSFGGKPATPAVGSGTTTPAAAPAPGSLFGNPAAPASGAATPSLFGSKPEEKKDGAAPAAPAAPAGGSLFSFGNKAATPAAGAAPAGPTAPAAPAAGGGLFANLGKTADAGKAPEAPKAPAAGGGLFASFGNKPEEKKEEAKAPAAPAAAGLFGAPKSAEASSSSAPAAGLFGSKPGTAPATGAATPAVTASMAGTPGGAGTPAVKPGSPVGVTEPAPNLLRGKTLDDIVDGWSKDLESQVKEFEKQAGEVREWDKVLVRNGNQIAVLHQQVVEAQNNQSTLDKNLDYIENQQKQLDAMLSHYEREISSLGDKDSTPLVPKMPADREREKAYGLAEDLNKQLDDISRNLSAMIDEVNKLSTSGAGAAAAPPTAPNAADAASQQSDDPINQLSAILGAQLRAIHSIDTNATKLGSKVDELEGRMSMGAPRR
- a CDS encoding uncharacterized protein (PRP38 family), giving the protein MATAGRTQTVHGGDPQNLVEKVIRARIYDSTYWKEHCFTLNAETLIDKAIALHAIGGVYERQTPTPFMCLLLRLLQLQPDKEILFEYLLAEEFKYLRALAVMYIRLMFRSMEVFEILEPLMKDYRKLRYRQVGGYTLTTFDEFIDELLTQDRVCDIILPRLTQRAVLEETEGLAPRKSLLEDEDEDEKRGRQTPSDGGSRESSPDLRRGRSMSSSSSASSRSRFMSRSPSRSDSEDEGDVGDTRMRYVSRSPSLSPDRVVAMQGDKIEGDV